Proteins encoded together in one Salvia miltiorrhiza cultivar Shanhuang (shh) unplaced genomic scaffold, IMPLAD_Smil_shh fragScaff_scaffold_143_1, whole genome shotgun sequence window:
- the LOC131002551 gene encoding DNA excision repair protein ERCC-1-like, producing METPTTLLLLLLSLLLTLTFLLKRKHSTTCYMLNYECYKPSDHLKLDTEASCRVVLRNTNLGWEQYKFLLKTIVSSGLGHFLLPWDLKPSLVIYAALDDENVFPRPFSFCCYVHLTNVQKIKSLRYHLLHPDYLYFRIRELQKNFKLRVVLCHVDVEDVVKPLLEVTKTALLHDCTLLCAWSLEECGRYLETIKVYENKPADLIQGQMDMDYISRLNHALTSIRHVNKTDVVTLGSTFGSLSSIMDASMEDLARCPGIGERKVRRLYDTFHEPFKRAVPNPAAPVAENPIASVSERNEEVKENQETSREHKKEEEISVRSALKAAFAKYSGTRGSKRKAVVQAETEEDAADTRRANDGEEGTR from the exons atggAAACCCCCACaaccctcctcctcctcctcctctctctcctcctcaCACTCACCTTCCTCCTCAAGCGCAAGCACTCCACCACCTGCTACATGCTCAACTACGAGTGCTACAAACCCTCCGACCACCTCAAACTCGACACCGAGGCCTCGTGCCGCGTCGTCCTCCGCAACACGAACCTCGGGTGGGAGCAATACAAGTTCCTCCTCAAAACCATCGTCAGCTCCGGCCTCGGCCACTTCCTTTTGCCTTGG GACTTAAAGCCAAGTCTGGTGATTTATGCTGCTCTAGATGATGAGAATGTCTTCCCTCGTCCATTTTCATTTTGCTGTTATGTGCATTTGACCAATGTTCAGAAAATTAAGAG TCTTCGCTATCATCTTCTACATCCAGATTATCTGTATTTTCGGATAAGGGAACTGCAAAAGAATTTCAAGCTTCGCGTCGTATTATGCCATGTTGATGTG GAAGATGTTGTTAAGCCTCTACTTGAAGTCACAAAAACGGCACTACTCCATGACTGCACTCTTTTATGTGCTTGGAG CTTGGAAGAGTGTGGTCGGTACCTGGAGACCATTAAAGTTTATGAAAACAAACCTGCCGATCTCATTCAGGGACAGATGGATATGGACTACATTTCACGG TTAAACCATGCACTCACATCAATCCGGCATGTTAACAAGACAGATGTTGTTACTCTTGGATCTACATTCGGG TCTCTTTCCAGTATCATGGACGCATCAATGGAAGATCTTGCCCGTTGCCCGGGCATAGGAGAAAGAAAG GTCAGACGCTTGTACGATACTTTCCATGAGCCGTTCAAGCGCGCAGTTCCTAACCCTGCTGCGCCTGTTGCTGAAAATCCTATCGCGTCTGTAAGTGAAAGAAACGAGGAAGTTAAGGAGAATCAAGAGACGAGCAGAGAGCataagaaagaagaagagatcAGCGTAAGATCTGCCCTGAAGGCAGCGTTTGCCAAGTACTCCGGCACCAGGGGAAGCAAGAGGAAGGCCGTGGTGCAGGCGGAAACGGAGGAGGATGCAGCCGACACCCGACGAGCCAACGACGGTGAAGAAGGTACGAGATGA